The Burkholderia mayonis genome window below encodes:
- the fhuB gene encoding Fe(3+)-hydroxamate ABC transporter permease FhuB — MNIASLRASRIPSGSWLPPLCTAIALTIAVALSIVSLSALLPPALWWRALWSPDARDLHQIVVHDSWLPRLLVSWLCGAVLGLAGTVFQQVLRNPLAEPMTLGVSAGAQLALTVATLWAPVLLDASQWIAFGGALLAALIVFGLSWRSGLAPAGVAVAGLVVTLYCGSIGVALQLFYAPYLRGLFIWGGGSLVQQDWSNVALLASRLAIGGLFAFLLLKPMTLFGLDDANARGLGLPLQRMRLAALALAVALSAAVVGAVGVIGFVGLAAPALAQMSGARRLPKRLVIAPLYGALLLWLADQAVQQLSGVMGDLIPTGAATALFGAPLMLLLLARLHRATRLPARNTDASRARIVDASTLRRRALGLVLLTIAAGVLALDFGRDAYGWHFSALAELSRVAVWRVPRAVAAAAAGAMLAVAGTLMQRLTGNPLASPDVLGVSGGAALGLIVLVVGGYDTGHAARIAATAAGALTALLSILWFSQRSRFAPDRVLLAGIAIGALFQAVVAVAIASGGERATALLQWLAGSTYTITPGDAMHAAALTIALCALAPLCDRWLQILPLGDASARALGVATRGARFVLLMLVALLTAAATLVVGPLSFVGLTAPHFAHLLGARRPGQQALLAALIGMLIVVVSDWLGRALLMPRELPAGLVATLIGAPYLMWLLSRRR; from the coding sequence ATGAACATCGCCAGCCTGCGCGCCTCGCGCATTCCATCGGGTTCGTGGCTGCCGCCGCTGTGCACGGCGATCGCACTGACGATCGCCGTCGCGCTCAGCATCGTCAGCCTGTCGGCCCTGCTGCCGCCCGCGCTCTGGTGGCGCGCGCTGTGGTCGCCGGATGCGCGCGACCTTCACCAGATCGTCGTTCACGACAGCTGGTTGCCGCGCCTGCTCGTGAGCTGGCTGTGCGGCGCCGTGCTGGGGCTCGCCGGCACGGTCTTCCAGCAGGTCCTGCGCAATCCGCTCGCCGAGCCGATGACCCTCGGCGTGTCCGCCGGCGCGCAGCTCGCGCTGACCGTGGCGACGCTGTGGGCGCCCGTTCTGCTCGATGCATCGCAATGGATCGCCTTCGGCGGCGCGCTGCTCGCCGCGCTGATCGTGTTCGGCCTGTCCTGGCGCAGCGGCCTCGCACCAGCCGGCGTCGCGGTCGCGGGGCTCGTGGTCACGCTGTATTGCGGTTCGATCGGCGTCGCGTTGCAACTGTTCTACGCGCCCTACCTGCGCGGCTTGTTCATCTGGGGCGGCGGTTCGCTCGTCCAGCAGGACTGGAGCAACGTGGCACTGCTCGCGTCGCGTCTCGCGATCGGCGGCCTGTTCGCGTTCCTGCTGCTGAAGCCCATGACGCTGTTCGGGCTCGACGACGCCAACGCGCGCGGCCTCGGCCTGCCGCTGCAGCGCATGCGGCTGGCGGCGCTGGCGCTGGCGGTGGCGCTGAGCGCGGCGGTCGTGGGCGCTGTCGGCGTGATCGGCTTCGTCGGCCTCGCGGCGCCCGCGCTCGCGCAGATGTCCGGGGCACGGCGCCTGCCGAAGCGCCTGGTGATCGCGCCGCTTTATGGCGCGCTGCTGCTCTGGCTCGCGGATCAGGCCGTGCAGCAGCTTTCCGGCGTCATGGGCGACCTGATTCCGACCGGCGCGGCGACGGCGCTGTTCGGCGCACCACTGATGCTGCTGCTTCTCGCCCGCCTTCATCGCGCCACACGGCTACCCGCTCGCAACACGGATGCGAGCCGCGCTCGCATCGTCGACGCCTCGACGCTGCGCCGACGCGCGCTCGGGCTCGTGCTGCTGACGATCGCGGCAGGCGTGCTGGCGCTGGACTTCGGTCGCGACGCGTACGGCTGGCATTTCAGTGCGCTTGCCGAACTGTCCCGCGTCGCCGTCTGGCGCGTGCCGCGCGCCGTCGCCGCGGCGGCGGCCGGTGCGATGCTCGCGGTCGCCGGCACGCTGATGCAGCGCCTGACCGGCAACCCGCTCGCGAGCCCCGACGTGCTCGGCGTGAGCGGCGGCGCGGCGCTCGGCCTGATCGTGCTCGTGGTCGGCGGCTACGACACCGGGCACGCCGCGCGCATCGCCGCGACGGCAGCCGGCGCGTTGACCGCCCTGCTCTCGATCCTGTGGTTTTCGCAGCGCTCGCGGTTTGCGCCCGACCGCGTGCTGCTCGCCGGCATCGCCATCGGCGCACTGTTCCAGGCAGTCGTCGCCGTCGCGATCGCGAGCGGCGGCGAGCGCGCGACCGCGCTGCTGCAATGGCTGGCCGGCTCGACCTATACGATCACGCCCGGCGACGCGATGCACGCCGCCGCACTGACCATCGCGTTGTGCGCGCTGGCGCCGCTGTGCGATCGCTGGCTGCAGATCCTGCCGCTCGGCGACGCGTCGGCGCGCGCGCTTGGCGTCGCCACGCGCGGCGCCCGCTTCGTGCTGCTGATGCTCGTCGCCCTGCTGACCGCCGCCGCCACGCTGGTCGTCGGGCCGCTGTCGTTCGTCGGCCTGACTGCGCCTCACTTCGCGCACCTGCTGGGTGCGCGCCGGCCGGGCCAGCAGGCGCTGCTGGCCGCGCTGATCGGCATGTTGATCGTCGTCGTTTCCGACTGGCTGGGCCGCGCGCTGCTGATGCCGCGCGAGTTGCCCGCCGGCCTCGTCGCGACGCTGATCGGCGCCCCTTATCTGATGTGGCTGCTCAGCCGGCGCCGCTAA
- a CDS encoding penicillin acylase family protein — MPSKLPSRRNRFLRWFACVPLALGLQSCVHPGGEHPVSDTRYQVQIRRTALGIPHLKADDWGSLGYGYGYVQAQDNLCTMAESFVTYRGERSRYFGANARPSDQATFGQPDNLDADFFFRFVDDDAAVARYRRAQTRDMRALIDGFAEGYNRYLDDLAHAAVPAAHGACRSAPWVGRITSADVYRRLYAANLAGGEARFASAIATAVAPTAPAAATLGARPLRGNRPAGALASDAPLPYVGGHAGIGSNALAFGADATRNSSALLLGNPHWFWTGPDRFYQAQLTIPGKLDVSGVSFLGVPLIVIGFNRNVAWTHTVSTAKRFGLFRLKLAPGSPTTYVYDGRVEAMTATRIQVAVRAADGSLQTVSRTLYRSRFGPLVNLGSMSPALAWNTQQAFAIRDVNADNFRVFENFLEWDQASSLDDFIRIQRKNAAVPWVNTLAIGRGDPRAWYADIGAVPDAPDALIQRCTPSTGVAIAHVMPGVPVLDGSNTACNWQVDTRSVQAGALPAEQMPSLLRRDYVGNFNGSYWLANPATPLTGYARIVGQTDVPQSLRTRLGHAIAMRLQADPEGVSANALGSAALDSTSMSARLYKKPVLDRLCGNTRPAEASPDELREACAVLAAWNDTGASDAAGAALWDALWRRLLLIPPEQLYAVPFDPSRPLATPAGIAAAPAQLAAALHEAIAVLRNAGIALDAPRDATLYVQRKNERIALFGGCDAAGYFTAACVSGQPDPHASPASGTLLGNTYLQIVSFADDGVSARTLLASSESDDSDSPHYADGTRAYAAKRWLQVPFSDAAIERDPMLITHRLTSRDIPSR; from the coding sequence ATGCCGTCGAAACTACCGTCACGCCGCAATCGTTTTCTTCGCTGGTTCGCATGTGTGCCCCTCGCGCTCGGATTGCAAAGCTGCGTCCATCCGGGCGGCGAGCACCCTGTCTCCGACACCCGTTATCAGGTGCAGATTCGCCGTACCGCCCTCGGCATTCCGCACCTGAAGGCCGACGATTGGGGCAGCCTCGGCTACGGCTACGGCTACGTGCAGGCACAGGACAATCTGTGCACGATGGCCGAGAGCTTCGTCACGTATCGCGGCGAACGCTCGCGCTATTTTGGCGCCAATGCCCGTCCCAGCGACCAGGCAACCTTCGGGCAACCGGACAATCTCGATGCGGATTTCTTCTTCCGTTTCGTCGACGACGATGCGGCCGTCGCGCGCTACCGGCGCGCGCAGACCCGCGACATGCGCGCGCTGATCGACGGATTTGCCGAAGGCTACAACCGCTATCTCGACGATCTTGCCCACGCCGCCGTGCCTGCGGCGCATGGCGCATGCCGCTCAGCGCCCTGGGTGGGCAGAATCACCAGCGCAGATGTGTATCGGCGCCTGTATGCGGCGAATCTGGCGGGTGGAGAAGCCCGCTTTGCCAGCGCGATCGCGACGGCAGTAGCGCCAACGGCCCCGGCAGCCGCTACGCTGGGCGCCCGCCCCCTGCGCGGCAACCGGCCGGCCGGCGCCCTCGCCAGCGATGCACCACTGCCCTACGTCGGCGGACACGCCGGAATCGGCAGCAACGCCCTCGCATTCGGCGCCGATGCCACCCGGAACAGCAGTGCACTGCTGCTCGGCAATCCGCACTGGTTCTGGACCGGACCCGACCGCTTCTACCAGGCGCAGTTGACGATTCCCGGCAAACTTGACGTGAGCGGCGTGTCCTTTCTCGGCGTCCCTCTGATCGTCATCGGCTTCAACCGAAACGTTGCGTGGACGCATACGGTGTCGACCGCAAAGCGTTTCGGCCTGTTCAGACTGAAGCTCGCGCCGGGCTCGCCGACCACGTATGTCTACGACGGCCGCGTCGAGGCGATGACGGCGACCCGCATCCAGGTCGCCGTGCGTGCCGCAGACGGCTCGCTTCAGACGGTCTCGCGCACGCTGTACCGTTCGAGATTCGGTCCGCTCGTCAATCTCGGTTCAATGTCGCCCGCGCTCGCCTGGAACACGCAGCAGGCCTTCGCGATACGCGACGTCAACGCCGACAATTTCCGCGTGTTCGAAAACTTCCTCGAATGGGACCAGGCAAGCTCGCTTGACGATTTCATTCGCATCCAGCGGAAGAACGCGGCTGTACCTTGGGTGAATACGCTCGCGATCGGACGTGGCGATCCGCGCGCGTGGTATGCGGACATCGGCGCGGTTCCCGATGCGCCGGACGCGCTCATCCAACGTTGCACGCCGTCGACCGGCGTGGCGATCGCGCATGTGATGCCGGGCGTGCCGGTGCTTGACGGCTCGAACACCGCGTGCAATTGGCAAGTCGACACGCGTTCAGTTCAAGCCGGGGCGCTCCCGGCCGAACAGATGCCGAGCCTGCTACGGCGCGATTATGTCGGCAACTTCAACGGCAGTTACTGGCTCGCCAACCCAGCGACGCCCCTGACGGGCTATGCCCGGATCGTCGGCCAGACGGATGTGCCGCAATCATTGCGCACACGCCTCGGCCACGCGATCGCCATGCGCCTTCAGGCCGACCCGGAGGGCGTGTCGGCCAACGCGCTGGGCAGTGCCGCGCTCGACAGCACGTCAATGTCGGCTCGACTCTACAAGAAGCCTGTCCTCGATCGCCTGTGCGGTAACACGCGACCGGCCGAAGCATCGCCCGACGAGCTTCGCGAAGCATGCGCCGTGCTCGCCGCATGGAACGACACCGGCGCCAGCGATGCAGCCGGTGCCGCTCTGTGGGACGCGCTGTGGCGGCGCCTGCTGCTGATCCCGCCCGAACAGCTTTATGCCGTACCGTTCGATCCAAGCCGGCCGCTGGCGACGCCTGCCGGCATCGCCGCCGCCCCTGCCCAGCTCGCCGCCGCGCTGCACGAAGCCATCGCGGTGCTGCGCAATGCGGGTATCGCGCTTGACGCGCCGCGCGACGCAACGCTGTACGTGCAGCGCAAGAACGAGCGCATCGCACTGTTCGGCGGGTGCGATGCAGCCGGCTATTTCACGGCGGCCTGCGTGTCCGGTCAGCCGGATCCGCACGCGTCACCCGCCAGCGGGACATTGCTCGGCAACACCTATCTGCAGATCGTATCGTTCGCAGACGATGGCGTCTCCGCGCGGACGCTGCTCGCCTCTTCCGAGTCCGACGACTCCGATTCGCCGCACTACGCTGACGGCACGCGCGCGTATGCCGCGAAGCGCTGGCTGCAGGTGCCATTTTCCGACGCGGCAATCGAACGCGATCCGATGCTGATCACGCACCGATTGACTTCGCGCGACATACCGTCTCGCTAG
- a CDS encoding cyclic peptide export ABC transporter — protein MLAELFGLLKRLWPISALATTMGAASGIATAALLAVTNRSLHDDTASLPALLWGFTGLCALALVGEIVSDIGNNLVGQRVIAALRRDLCEKIIAAPVSQIEQFRTHRLVTALNQDIDTISAFAFLFSSLAIATATIIGCLGYLFFLSPTMLLVALVAIAFGSIVQALARRVGIRRFGAARDAEDRLQKHYRSITDGAKELRLNSPRRRFVYGHELSGTIDAISRLRVRAANVFVSANAFGSLLFFFVVGLMLALQRWSPDADRAVVTGFVLVLLYMKGPIQEIVAALPSIGRAQVAFQRITDLSARFSTREPSLVDGNPAADTALRNGAFGTLSLTDAHYRFAQPQDERDTPVHGGGGFELGPLSLTIERGETLFIVGENGCGKTTLIKLLLGLYRPDAGQLRLDGKPVGDEQLDAYRQLFSAVFSDYYLFDTLLPGEADITAEAQRYLERLGIAHKVAIRDGAFSTTDLSTGQRKRLALVHAYLERRPVMVLDEWAADQDPTFRRIFYTEILPDLKRQGKTLIVISHDDRYFGAADRYIRLDEGRIVEEVRLQRVEPAAPAAARVS, from the coding sequence ATGCTTGCAGAACTTTTCGGACTGCTCAAACGACTCTGGCCAATCAGCGCGCTCGCCACCACCATGGGCGCGGCGAGCGGCATCGCGACCGCAGCGCTGCTTGCCGTCACCAACCGTTCGCTGCACGACGACACCGCCTCCCTGCCCGCGCTGCTGTGGGGCTTCACCGGTCTGTGCGCGCTCGCGCTCGTCGGCGAGATCGTCTCGGACATCGGCAACAACCTCGTCGGCCAGCGCGTGATTGCGGCACTACGCCGGGATCTGTGCGAGAAGATCATCGCCGCGCCGGTCAGCCAGATCGAACAGTTCCGCACGCATCGGCTCGTCACCGCGTTGAACCAGGACATCGACACGATCAGTGCTTTCGCCTTCCTGTTCTCCAGCCTGGCGATCGCGACCGCGACGATTATCGGATGCCTCGGCTACCTGTTCTTCCTGTCGCCCACGATGCTGCTCGTCGCGCTGGTCGCGATCGCGTTCGGCTCGATCGTGCAGGCACTGGCCCGACGCGTCGGCATCCGCCGCTTCGGCGCGGCGCGCGATGCGGAAGACCGCTTGCAGAAGCACTATCGCTCGATCACGGACGGCGCGAAGGAGTTGCGCCTGAACAGCCCGCGCCGCCGCTTCGTGTACGGACACGAACTGTCGGGCACGATCGACGCGATCAGCCGTCTGCGGGTTCGCGCCGCCAACGTATTCGTCAGTGCGAACGCGTTCGGCTCGCTGCTGTTCTTCTTCGTCGTCGGCCTGATGCTCGCATTGCAGCGCTGGTCGCCCGACGCCGACCGGGCGGTCGTGACCGGCTTCGTGCTGGTACTGCTGTACATGAAAGGGCCAATCCAGGAGATCGTCGCGGCCCTGCCGTCGATCGGACGCGCGCAGGTCGCGTTCCAGCGCATCACGGACTTGTCTGCCCGCTTCTCGACCCGCGAACCGTCGCTCGTCGATGGCAACCCGGCGGCCGATACCGCGCTGCGCAACGGTGCATTCGGCACCCTCTCGCTCACCGATGCCCATTACCGCTTCGCACAGCCGCAAGACGAGCGCGACACACCGGTTCATGGCGGCGGCGGATTCGAGCTCGGGCCGCTCAGCCTGACGATCGAGCGCGGCGAAACGCTCTTCATCGTCGGCGAGAACGGCTGCGGCAAGACAACGCTGATCAAGCTGCTGCTCGGTCTTTACCGGCCCGACGCCGGGCAATTGCGGCTCGACGGAAAACCCGTGGGCGACGAGCAACTTGACGCGTATCGCCAGCTGTTCTCGGCTGTGTTCTCGGACTACTATCTGTTCGACACGCTGCTGCCCGGCGAAGCCGACATCACCGCCGAGGCGCAACGCTATCTGGAGCGCCTCGGAATCGCTCACAAAGTCGCCATCCGCGACGGCGCATTCTCCACCACGGATCTGTCGACGGGCCAGCGTAAACGGCTCGCGCTGGTGCACGCCTATCTCGAACGCCGCCCCGTGATGGTGCTCGACGAATGGGCGGCCGACCAGGACCCGACGTTCCGGCGCATTTTCTACACAGAGATCCTGCCGGACCTGAAACGCCAGGGCAAAACGCTGATCGTGATCTCCCACGACGACCGCTATTTCGGCGCCGCCGATCGCTACATCCGTCTCGACGAAGGTCGCATCGTCGAGGAAGTCCGGCTGCAGCGCGTCGAACCTGCCGCGCCTGCGGCCGCACGCGTGTCCTGA